One Streptomyces sp. P9-A2 DNA window includes the following coding sequences:
- a CDS encoding N-acetylmuramoyl-L-alanine amidase, protein MSASAFLSTLKAEGLTVVQVGDWRDHNRNHKGPWGPVHGVMIHHTVTQGSARTVDLCRKGYSGLPGPLCHGVITKDGRVHLVGYGRANHAGLGDDDVLRAVIAEKGLPADNEQNTDGNRYFYGFECENLGDGKDPWPAAQLEAIERAAAAVCRRHGWNERSVIGHLEWQPGKVDPRGFTMASMRERIRDRLK, encoded by the coding sequence ATGTCCGCGAGCGCGTTCCTGAGCACTCTGAAGGCGGAGGGTCTCACGGTCGTCCAGGTCGGCGACTGGCGCGATCACAACCGCAATCACAAGGGTCCCTGGGGGCCGGTGCACGGCGTGATGATCCACCACACGGTCACCCAGGGCAGTGCCCGGACCGTGGACCTGTGCCGCAAGGGCTACTCGGGCCTGCCGGGGCCTCTGTGCCACGGCGTCATCACCAAGGACGGCAGGGTTCACCTCGTCGGCTACGGTCGCGCCAACCACGCCGGCCTGGGCGACGACGACGTCCTGCGCGCGGTGATCGCGGAGAAGGGGCTGCCCGCGGACAACGAGCAGAACACCGACGGCAACCGGTACTTCTACGGCTTCGAGTGCGAGAACCTGGGCGACGGGAAGGATCCCTGGCCCGCGGCGCAGTTGGAGGCAATCGAGAGAGCCGCCGCCGCGGTCTGCCGCCGCCACGGCTGGAACGAGCGGTCGGTGATCGGGCACCTGGAGTGGCAGCCCGGAAAGGTGGACCCGCGCGGATTCACGATGGCGTCGATGCGGGAGCGGATCCGCGACCGGCTCAAGTGA
- a CDS encoding CGNR zinc finger domain-containing protein, whose translation MQLAYYSDYAVRLVNTEEPARGTDTLTSVDSVRGLFGANQSAARRATEADVTRFRSVRARLRAVFEAADAGDETLGVDLLNSLLLEFPVSPQISGHDFRDDDGRPLWHMHLADHPSNATAGYAAIAAMGLAFHLTEHGVDRLGLCEAPPCRNAYLDTSTNRSRRYCSDRCATRANVAAYRARKRLEAGRTENTGRAAESAQPTTASGDR comes from the coding sequence GTGCAGCTGGCCTATTACTCGGACTATGCCGTGCGCCTCGTCAACACCGAGGAACCGGCCCGGGGCACGGACACCCTGACCTCGGTGGACTCCGTCCGCGGTCTGTTCGGCGCCAACCAGTCCGCGGCACGGCGCGCGACCGAGGCGGACGTGACCCGGTTCCGTTCCGTCCGGGCCCGGCTGCGCGCGGTCTTCGAGGCGGCGGACGCGGGCGACGAGACGCTCGGCGTCGACCTGTTGAACTCGCTGCTGCTGGAGTTCCCGGTGAGCCCGCAGATCTCCGGACACGACTTCCGCGACGACGACGGCCGCCCGCTGTGGCACATGCACCTGGCCGACCATCCGTCCAACGCGACCGCCGGCTACGCCGCCATCGCCGCGATGGGCCTGGCCTTCCACCTCACCGAGCACGGCGTGGACCGCCTCGGCCTGTGCGAGGCGCCGCCCTGCCGCAACGCCTATCTCGACACGTCGACCAACCGCTCCCGGCGCTACTGCTCGGACCGCTGCGCCACGCGCGCCAACGTGGCCGCCTACCGCGCCCGCAAACGCCTGGAGGCCGGGCGGACGGAGAACACCGGCCGGGCCGCCGAAAGCGCCCAGCCCACCACGGCCAGCGGCGACCGCTGA
- a CDS encoding family 2B encapsulin nanocompartment shell protein, which yields MSVGEEVRTEQTRQQQSLGTAAARNLATTTKSVPQMQEISSRWLLRMLPWADVQGGTYRVNRRLTYAVGDGRVTFVKTGDRVEVIPAELGELPALRSYEDEEVLSELAARCRQREIEAGQVIAPFGSPADEVFLLAHGRVEKVGTGPYGDDESLGVLADGAYFGDQALLDEGAIWEYTTRTLTACTVLVLPRDAVEQVAERSETLRGHLQQQRSIPSQRTNKYGEKEIDLAADHSGEPDIPHTFVDYEARPREYELSVAQTVLRIHSRVADLYNQPMNQTEQQIRLTVEALKERQEHELVNNRSFGLLHNCEYDQRIQPHDGVPAPDDLDELLSRRRGTKLLLAHPRAISAIGRELNKRGLVPETIDMAGNRIPTWRGVPIFPCNKIPVTEERTTSIIALRTGEEEQGVIGLRASGIPDEIEPSLSVRFMGINEQAIIKYLVTAYYSAAVLVPDALGVLENVEIGRWR from the coding sequence ATGTCGGTAGGCGAAGAGGTCCGCACCGAGCAGACCCGGCAGCAGCAGAGCCTCGGCACGGCCGCGGCGCGGAACCTGGCCACCACCACCAAGTCCGTACCGCAGATGCAGGAGATCAGCTCGCGCTGGCTGCTGCGCATGCTGCCCTGGGCGGACGTGCAGGGCGGGACGTACCGGGTGAACCGTCGGTTGACGTACGCCGTCGGCGACGGACGCGTGACGTTCGTGAAGACCGGAGACCGCGTCGAGGTCATCCCGGCCGAGCTGGGCGAGCTGCCGGCCCTGCGGTCGTACGAGGACGAGGAGGTGCTCTCGGAGCTGGCCGCCCGCTGCCGGCAGCGGGAGATCGAGGCCGGCCAGGTGATCGCCCCGTTCGGCAGCCCGGCCGACGAAGTGTTCCTGCTGGCACACGGCCGGGTCGAGAAGGTGGGGACCGGCCCCTACGGCGACGACGAATCCCTCGGAGTCCTCGCCGACGGCGCCTACTTCGGCGACCAGGCGCTGCTGGACGAGGGCGCCATCTGGGAATACACCACCCGCACCCTGACCGCCTGCACCGTGCTCGTGCTGCCGCGTGACGCCGTCGAGCAGGTCGCCGAGCGGTCCGAGACCCTGCGCGGGCACCTCCAGCAGCAGCGCTCCATCCCCAGCCAACGCACCAACAAGTACGGCGAGAAGGAGATCGACCTCGCGGCCGACCACAGCGGAGAGCCGGACATCCCGCACACCTTCGTCGACTACGAGGCCCGGCCCCGCGAGTACGAACTGAGCGTCGCCCAGACCGTGCTGCGCATCCACTCACGCGTGGCCGACCTCTACAACCAGCCCATGAACCAGACGGAGCAGCAGATCAGGCTGACCGTCGAGGCGTTGAAGGAGCGCCAGGAGCACGAACTCGTCAACAACCGGAGTTTCGGCCTGCTGCACAACTGCGAGTACGACCAGCGGATCCAGCCGCACGACGGCGTACCCGCCCCCGACGACCTGGACGAACTGCTCAGCAGGCGGCGCGGCACCAAGCTGCTCCTCGCCCATCCGCGCGCGATCTCCGCCATCGGCCGCGAACTCAACAAACGGGGACTGGTCCCGGAGACCATCGACATGGCCGGCAACCGCATCCCCACCTGGCGGGGAGTGCCCATCTTCCCGTGCAACAAGATCCCGGTCACCGAAGAGCGTACGACCTCCATCATCGCCCTGCGCACCGGCGAGGAGGAGCAGGGCGTCATCGGCCTGCGGGCCTCCGGCATCCCCGACGAGATCGAGCCGAGCCTCTCCGTGCGGTTCATGGGCATCAACGAACAGGCCATCATCAAATACCTGGTCACGGCCTACTACTCGGCCGCGGTCCTGGTGCCGGACGCGCTCGGCGTCCTGGAGAACGTCGAGATCGGCCGCTGGCGGTGA
- a CDS encoding amino acid ABC transporter ATP-binding protein, with the protein MNQSSPAMVKAEGVHKSFGPVEVLKGIDLEVKSGEVFCLIGPSGSGKSTFLRCINHLEKVNAGRLYVDGELVGYRQKGDKLYELKDGEVALKRRDIGMVFQRFNLFPHMTALENVIEAPVQVRGVSRAQARERAGQLLERVGLADKARNYPSQLSGGQQQRVAIARALAMDPKLMLFDEPTSALDPELVGDVLDVMRDLAESGMTMVVVTHEMGFAREVGDSLVFMDGGVVVESGLPRDVLTDPQHERTKSFLSKVL; encoded by the coding sequence ATGAACCAGTCCTCCCCCGCCATGGTCAAGGCCGAGGGCGTCCACAAGTCCTTCGGTCCCGTGGAGGTCCTCAAGGGCATCGACCTGGAGGTGAAGTCCGGCGAGGTGTTCTGCCTCATCGGCCCCTCCGGCTCCGGCAAGTCCACCTTCCTGAGGTGTATCAACCACCTCGAGAAGGTCAACGCGGGACGTCTGTACGTCGACGGGGAGCTGGTCGGCTACCGCCAGAAGGGCGACAAGCTGTACGAGCTCAAGGACGGCGAGGTCGCGCTGAAGCGCCGGGACATCGGCATGGTCTTCCAGCGCTTCAACCTGTTCCCGCACATGACCGCGCTGGAGAACGTCATCGAGGCGCCGGTGCAGGTGCGGGGCGTGAGCAGGGCGCAGGCCCGGGAGCGCGCGGGGCAGCTGCTGGAGCGCGTGGGCCTGGCCGACAAGGCCAGGAACTACCCCTCGCAGCTCTCCGGCGGCCAGCAGCAGCGGGTGGCGATCGCGCGGGCGCTCGCCATGGACCCGAAGCTGATGCTGTTCGACGAGCCGACCTCTGCCCTCGACCCGGAGCTCGTCGGTGACGTCCTCGACGTCATGCGCGACCTGGCCGAGTCGGGCATGACGATGGTCGTCGTCACCCACGAGATGGGCTTCGCCCGCGAGGTGGGCGACAGCCTGGTCTTCATGGACGGCGGCGTGGTGGTCGAGTCCGGCCTCCCGCGGGACGTGCTGACCGACCCGCAGCACGAGCGGACGAAGTCGTTCCTGTCCAAGGTGCTCTGA
- a CDS encoding anti-sigma regulatory factor: MSQIAGEPATQDFVEVRLPAAGAYLSVLRTATAGLAARLDFTLDEIEDLRIAVDEACAILLQQAVPGSVLSCFFRLVDDSLEVTVSAPTTDGHAPARDTFAWTVLSALAGKVSSAVDEDKTVSISLYKQRGAGPGPA, encoded by the coding sequence GTGTCCCAGATCGCAGGCGAGCCCGCGACCCAGGACTTCGTGGAAGTCCGGCTGCCGGCCGCGGGTGCCTACCTGTCGGTGCTGCGTACGGCCACGGCCGGCCTCGCGGCCCGTTTGGACTTCACCCTCGACGAGATCGAGGACCTGCGCATCGCGGTCGACGAGGCCTGCGCGATCCTGCTTCAGCAGGCCGTGCCGGGTTCGGTGCTCAGTTGTTTCTTCCGCCTCGTCGACGACTCGCTCGAGGTCACCGTCTCGGCGCCCACCACGGACGGCCACGCCCCTGCGCGTGACACCTTCGCGTGGACCGTGCTGTCCGCTCTCGCGGGCAAGGTCTCCTCCGCCGTGGACGAGGACAAAACCGTTTCGATCAGCCTCTACAAACAGCGCGGCGCGGGACCCGGGCCGGCGTGA
- a CDS encoding family 2 encapsulin nanocompartment cargo protein polyprenyl transferase: MAGLTTETEDGRPPVEGHEATTEGHEATLLLERARAEVDPVLRAAIGSLPGPLRRIARYHFGWEHADGTPATGGSGKAIRPALVLAAACALGGPAARATAVRAAAAVELVHNFTLLHDDVMDRDTTRRHRPTAWTVFGDADAILAGDALHALALRLLAQDAHPSAPAAVARLADCVVELCAGQQVDTAMEGRAPDEVTLDETLAMAEAKTGALLGCACALGALYADAGAADVAALDAFGREAGLAFQLIDDVIGIWGDPRRTGKPAGADLAARKKSLPVVAALTSGTPAASELAALYAAPHAEEDLEHIALTVERAGGRDWAQAQAADRMARVMQELARAVADPEAAGGLLALAEFVTRRTT, encoded by the coding sequence ATGGCCGGGCTCACGACGGAGACGGAGGACGGGCGCCCTCCCGTCGAGGGCCATGAGGCGACGACCGAGGGCCACGAGGCGACGCTTCTGCTCGAGCGGGCGCGGGCCGAGGTCGACCCGGTGCTCCGGGCCGCCATCGGCTCGCTGCCCGGCCCGCTGCGCCGGATCGCCCGCTACCACTTCGGCTGGGAGCACGCGGACGGGACTCCGGCCACCGGTGGTTCCGGCAAGGCGATCCGCCCCGCACTGGTTCTCGCCGCGGCCTGCGCCCTCGGCGGTCCCGCGGCACGGGCGACGGCCGTCCGCGCAGCCGCCGCGGTGGAACTGGTGCACAACTTCACGTTGCTGCACGACGACGTGATGGACCGGGACACCACCCGGCGCCACCGGCCCACCGCATGGACCGTGTTCGGCGATGCCGACGCGATCCTCGCAGGGGATGCCCTCCACGCCCTCGCCCTGCGGCTGCTCGCGCAGGACGCGCACCCGTCGGCCCCGGCCGCGGTGGCCCGGCTCGCGGACTGCGTTGTGGAACTGTGCGCCGGGCAGCAGGTGGACACAGCCATGGAAGGGCGCGCTCCCGACGAGGTCACCCTTGACGAGACGCTGGCCATGGCCGAGGCGAAAACGGGCGCGCTGCTCGGCTGCGCCTGCGCGCTCGGCGCGCTGTACGCGGATGCCGGGGCGGCGGACGTGGCAGCACTGGACGCGTTCGGCCGTGAGGCGGGGCTGGCCTTCCAGCTGATCGACGACGTGATCGGCATATGGGGAGATCCGCGCCGTACCGGCAAGCCCGCCGGCGCGGATCTGGCAGCCCGTAAGAAGTCTCTGCCGGTGGTTGCCGCGCTCACCTCCGGCACCCCGGCGGCGTCCGAACTCGCCGCGCTGTACGCGGCCCCGCACGCGGAGGAGGACCTGGAGCACATCGCCCTGACCGTGGAACGGGCGGGCGGCCGCGACTGGGCGCAGGCCCAGGCCGCCGACCGGATGGCCCGGGTGATGCAGGAGCTCGCCCGCGCGGTGGCGGACCCGGAGGCGGCGGGCGGACTGCTGGCCCTCGCCGAGTTCGTGACCCGGCGCACCACCTAG
- a CDS encoding DUF6010 family protein yields the protein MQYVAPVVIGVLYALLMSFVREPHRRRLNAVMLAGAGAAYLSGGGLGGWEFAFTALITYMAFRGLDSWTFIGIGWLLHTAWDVVHHLKGNPIIPFAHTSSLGCAICDPVIALWCLGGGPSLIGLVRRRGRGHRPGTGESAPAGPPDTGTPAPSGSPG from the coding sequence ATGCAGTACGTCGCCCCCGTGGTCATCGGTGTTCTCTACGCACTGCTGATGTCCTTCGTCCGCGAGCCGCACCGGCGGCGCCTGAACGCCGTCATGCTCGCCGGTGCGGGCGCCGCCTACCTCAGCGGGGGCGGCCTGGGCGGCTGGGAGTTCGCCTTCACCGCGCTGATCACCTACATGGCGTTCCGCGGCCTGGACTCGTGGACGTTCATCGGCATCGGCTGGCTGCTGCACACCGCGTGGGACGTCGTCCACCACCTCAAGGGCAACCCCATCATCCCGTTCGCCCACACCTCGTCGCTGGGCTGCGCGATCTGCGACCCGGTGATCGCCCTGTGGTGCCTCGGGGGAGGCCCGTCCCTGATCGGCCTCGTCCGCCGTCGAGGGCGCGGGCATCGCCCCGGCACCGGTGAATCCGCACCCGCCGGGCCCCCTGACACCGGCACGCCGGCCCCGAGCGGCAGTCCGGGCTGA
- a CDS encoding GNAT family N-acetyltransferase, with product MGVAIRTAGDGDRELLVRLLDEAFQDDPVSGWVFPGTEYRRTTHHRLMGAFTDIVLAGGRIDVTEDGSACALWMSMPADDHGAGDPADDEGPAQVRRAVDPENERVEMIGRLTADVHPTGRAHEYLWMIGVAPGRQGEGLGTALIGSVLDRCDREGLPAYLEASSVRSRLLYERLGFVPAGEPLPLPGGPHMWPMWREPFPVSGQE from the coding sequence ATGGGTGTGGCGATCCGGACGGCCGGGGACGGGGACCGTGAGCTGTTGGTCCGGCTCCTGGACGAGGCGTTCCAGGACGACCCGGTCAGTGGCTGGGTCTTCCCGGGCACGGAGTACCGCCGTACGACGCACCACAGGCTGATGGGAGCCTTCACCGACATCGTGCTCGCCGGGGGACGCATCGACGTCACGGAGGACGGCTCGGCGTGCGCGCTGTGGATGTCGATGCCGGCGGACGACCACGGCGCCGGGGACCCGGCGGACGACGAGGGGCCGGCGCAGGTGCGCCGGGCCGTCGACCCGGAGAACGAGAGGGTGGAGATGATCGGCCGGCTGACGGCGGACGTCCACCCCACCGGGCGGGCCCACGAGTACCTGTGGATGATCGGCGTGGCGCCCGGCCGTCAGGGCGAGGGGCTCGGTACCGCGCTCATCGGTTCGGTCCTCGACCGCTGCGACCGCGAGGGGCTGCCCGCCTATCTGGAGGCGAGCAGTGTCCGCAGCCGCCTGTTGTACGAACGCCTCGGTTTCGTCCCCGCCGGCGAGCCCCTGCCGCTCCCGGGCGGCCCTCACATGTGGCCGATGTGGCGCGAACCGTTCCCGGTCAGTGGGCAGGAGTGA
- a CDS encoding GNAT family N-acetyltransferase: MIRSATVKDVAEIRAMIRELAAYERAVEQARATEEQLREALFGEHPAAFALIAGDDETGEVVGYALWFPRFSTWTGTRGMHLEDLYVRPSARGGGHGKALLASLAVICEQRGYERFEWWVLAWNEPTIDFYTSLGVEFLDEWRVCRLSGEPLRELAAQVPAALDRTSSL, translated from the coding sequence ATGATCCGGTCCGCCACTGTGAAGGATGTCGCGGAGATCCGTGCGATGATCCGCGAACTCGCCGCGTACGAACGGGCTGTCGAGCAGGCCCGGGCGACCGAGGAGCAACTCCGCGAGGCGCTGTTCGGAGAACATCCCGCTGCTTTCGCACTGATCGCCGGTGACGACGAGACGGGCGAGGTCGTGGGCTACGCCCTGTGGTTCCCCCGCTTCTCGACCTGGACCGGCACGCGCGGCATGCACCTGGAGGACCTTTACGTCCGCCCGTCCGCCCGCGGCGGGGGACACGGCAAGGCGCTGCTCGCCTCCCTGGCCGTGATCTGTGAACAGAGGGGCTACGAGCGCTTCGAGTGGTGGGTCCTGGCCTGGAACGAGCCGACGATCGACTTCTACACGTCGCTCGGCGTGGAGTTCCTGGACGAGTGGAGGGTATGCCGGCTGAGCGGTGAGCCCCTCAGGGAACTTGCCGCCCAGGTCCCGGCCGCCCTCGACCGGACCTCGTCCCTGTAG
- the sodX gene encoding nickel-type superoxide dismutase maturation protease, which translates to MPELSQDAERAGAPLPFGVAEVTGPSMVPTLYHGDRLLVHYGARVGPGCVIVLRHPFQQDLLVVKRAVERCEGGWWVLGDNRHAGGDSTDYGVVPDELVLGRVRLRYRPRPPGQRSPLAVVGWALSAARPVFSVRPASRRLRAR; encoded by the coding sequence ATGCCGGAGCTGTCGCAGGACGCCGAGCGGGCGGGGGCGCCGCTGCCCTTCGGGGTGGCCGAGGTGACGGGACCGTCCATGGTGCCCACGCTGTACCACGGGGACCGACTCCTGGTGCACTACGGGGCCAGGGTCGGGCCGGGGTGCGTCATCGTGCTGCGGCACCCGTTCCAGCAGGATCTGCTCGTGGTCAAACGGGCCGTAGAGCGGTGCGAGGGCGGCTGGTGGGTGCTGGGGGACAACCGGCACGCCGGCGGCGACAGCACCGACTACGGGGTGGTGCCCGACGAACTGGTGCTCGGCCGGGTCCGCCTGCGCTACCGGCCGCGCCCACCGGGTCAGCGGTCGCCGCTGGCCGTGGTGGGCTGGGCGCTTTCGGCGGCCCGGCCGGTGTTCTCCGTCCGCCCGGCCTCCAGGCGTTTGCGGGCGCGGTAG
- a CDS encoding class I SAM-dependent methyltransferase, translating to MTANTSTPTVDWQTWQESWDRQQEWYMPDREERLRVMLDMVEAVVGTSPRVLDLACGTGTITARLLARFPDATSTGVDLDPALLTIAEGTFEGDERVSLVTADLKDPDWPAGLPHDSYDAVLTATALHWLHSEPLADLYGQVARLVRPGGAFMNADRMIDEATPRINAAERARRHAHMDQAKRSGVLDWAEWWETAAADPVLAEPTARRFEIYGEHADGDMPSAAWQARVLREKGFAEARPVWCSPSDTLLLALK from the coding sequence ATGACCGCGAACACCAGTACGCCCACGGTCGACTGGCAGACCTGGCAGGAGAGCTGGGACCGGCAGCAGGAGTGGTACATGCCCGACCGCGAGGAGCGGCTGCGGGTCATGCTCGACATGGTGGAGGCCGTCGTCGGCACCTCCCCGCGCGTCCTGGACCTCGCCTGCGGCACGGGGACCATCACCGCCCGGCTGCTCGCCCGGTTCCCGGACGCCACCAGCACCGGAGTCGACCTGGACCCGGCGCTGCTCACCATCGCCGAGGGCACCTTCGAGGGCGACGAGCGGGTCTCCCTCGTCACGGCCGACCTCAAGGACCCCGACTGGCCCGCCGGGCTTCCCCACGACTCCTACGACGCCGTACTGACCGCGACCGCCCTCCACTGGCTGCACAGCGAACCCCTCGCGGACCTCTACGGCCAGGTCGCGCGGCTGGTCCGCCCCGGCGGTGCCTTCATGAACGCGGACCGCATGATCGACGAGGCGACCCCCCGGATCAACGCGGCCGAGCGCGCCCGGCGTCACGCGCACATGGACCAGGCCAAGCGGAGCGGCGTCCTCGACTGGGCGGAATGGTGGGAGACCGCGGCCGCGGACCCCGTCCTCGCCGAGCCCACCGCCCGCCGCTTCGAGATCTACGGCGAGCACGCCGACGGCGACATGCCGTCCGCCGCATGGCAGGCCCGGGTGCTGCGCGAGAAGGGGTTCGCCGAGGCCCGCCCCGTGTGGTGCTCACCCTCGGACACCCTGTTGCTCGCGCTCAAGTGA
- a CDS encoding 1-aminocyclopropane-1-carboxylate deaminase/D-cysteine desulfhydrase: MPDTRPSPDPAASAVPASAIFAAPAGHGGLAGLRPRLPSPVQDLVDERFERRGVRLLLKRDDLIHPELIGNKWRKLAPNLSAAAGRTVLTFGGAYSNHLRATAAAGRLLGLPTVGVVRGEELVGRPLNASLARCVADGMRLHFVDRATYRGKTAPATLAAVLREAGAEDAYVVPEGGSNALAVRGCQALGEELAGRADVVATACGTGGTLAGLASGLGPDGRALGIPVLKGGFLAAGIRGLQAEAFGGPRGDWSLDDRFHFGGYARTTPELDAFAVDFEHRHGVPVERVYVAKLLYALVVLAEENAFPRGSTVAAVVTGRPFP; this comes from the coding sequence ATGCCGGACACCCGTCCCTCCCCCGATCCCGCGGCCTCCGCCGTCCCGGCCTCCGCGATCTTCGCCGCCCCCGCCGGTCACGGAGGTCTCGCGGGTCTGCGCCCCCGGCTGCCCTCGCCGGTGCAGGACCTCGTGGACGAACGGTTCGAGCGACGCGGGGTCCGGCTGCTACTGAAGCGGGACGATCTGATCCACCCGGAACTGATCGGGAACAAGTGGCGCAAACTCGCACCGAACCTGTCGGCGGCAGCCGGACGGACGGTGCTCACCTTCGGCGGCGCCTATTCCAACCATCTGCGGGCCACCGCCGCCGCCGGACGGCTGCTGGGGCTGCCCACGGTCGGCGTGGTGCGCGGCGAGGAACTCGTCGGCCGCCCCCTCAACGCCTCGCTGGCCCGGTGCGTGGCCGACGGCATGCGGCTGCACTTCGTCGACCGGGCGACCTACCGCGGCAAGACCGCGCCGGCGACCCTCGCGGCCGTACTGCGCGAGGCGGGCGCCGAGGACGCGTACGTCGTCCCCGAGGGCGGCAGCAACGCCCTCGCCGTGCGCGGCTGCCAGGCACTCGGGGAGGAACTGGCCGGCCGGGCGGACGTGGTCGCGACGGCGTGCGGCACCGGCGGGACGCTCGCCGGGCTGGCCTCCGGACTCGGCCCGGACGGGCGCGCGCTGGGCATTCCGGTGCTCAAGGGCGGCTTCCTGGCCGCCGGGATACGGGGACTGCAGGCCGAGGCGTTCGGCGGTCCGCGCGGCGACTGGAGCCTGGACGACCGCTTCCACTTCGGCGGCTACGCCCGGACCACCCCGGAACTCGACGCGTTCGCCGTTGACTTCGAGCACCGTCACGGCGTACCCGTCGAACGTGTCTATGTCGCCAAGTTGCTTTACGCCCTTGTCGTCCTGGCGGAGGAAAACGCGTTCCCGCGCGGGAGCACGGTCGCGGCCGTCGTCACCGGGCGCCCTTTTCCGTGA
- the sodN gene encoding superoxide dismutase, Ni, with protein sequence MLSRLFAPKVKVSAHCDLPCGVYDPAQARIEAESVKAVQEKMAGNDDPHFQARATVIKEQRAELAKHHVSVLWSDYFKPPHFEKYPELHQLVNDTLKALSAAKASTDPATGQKALDYIAQIDKIFWETKKA encoded by the coding sequence ATGCTTTCCCGCCTGTTTGCCCCCAAGGTCAAGGTCAGTGCCCACTGCGACCTCCCCTGCGGCGTGTACGACCCGGCCCAGGCCCGCATCGAGGCAGAGTCGGTGAAGGCCGTCCAGGAAAAGATGGCCGGCAACGACGACCCTCACTTCCAGGCCCGCGCCACCGTCATCAAGGAGCAGCGCGCCGAACTGGCGAAGCACCACGTCTCCGTCCTGTGGAGCGACTACTTCAAGCCCCCGCACTTCGAGAAGTACCCGGAGCTGCACCAGCTGGTCAACGACACCCTGAAGGCCCTGTCGGCCGCCAAGGCCTCGACCGACCCGGCCACCGGCCAGAAGGCGCTGGACTACATCGCCCAGATCGACAAGATCTTCTGGGAGACGAAGAAGGCTTGA